Proteins from one Anthonomus grandis grandis chromosome 8, icAntGran1.3, whole genome shotgun sequence genomic window:
- the LOC126739893 gene encoding uncharacterized protein LOC126739893, whose protein sequence is MDYRTNKNGTSFSENVVMAYFLELASKMKSSTLWANYSMLNATLAIRHDVDISKYSKLRAFLKRQAHAYKPKKFKILTKEEINKFIQEAPDKEYLMIKVAVIFGISGACRMDDLVKMTVQDIQDLLSKLLVTIPDSKTNTSRSFIINEMYLNLYRKYVSLRPRDMNTIRFFLSTKMKNVVDK, encoded by the exons atggactaccgtacgaataaaaatggaacttctttctcggaaaatgttgtaatggcATACTTCTTGGAGCTTGCTTCCAAGATGAAATCTTCAACTTTATGGGCCAATTATTCAATGCTGAATGCAACCCTTGCAATTAGACATGATGtggatatatctaaatattcaaaacttcgggcattcctgaaacggcaagcacatgcctataagccaaaaaaattcaaaattttaactaaagaagaaataaacaaatttattcaggaagctccagataaggaatatttaatgattaaa gtagctgtaatatttggaatttccggagcttgcagaatggacgacctggttaaaatgactgtacaagatatacaagacctactatctaaacttttagttaccataccggattcaaaaaccaatacatcaagatcatttataATAAACGAAATGTACTTAAATCTATACCGCAAGTATGTCTCTTTAAGACCAAGAGACATGAATACCATtcggttttttttaagtaccaaAATGAAAAACGTTGTAGACAAGTAG